A stretch of Cicer arietinum cultivar CDC Frontier isolate Library 1 chromosome 5, Cicar.CDCFrontier_v2.0, whole genome shotgun sequence DNA encodes these proteins:
- the LOC101506423 gene encoding RNA polymerase sigma factor sigD, chloroplastic isoform X2: MSLTSLPTFPTLNKNHSLQPNLPSTSSKFGTNLVYNDASVTVAATEAVALAYAAVNAARHAVEESENGVVGEKNIGFDDMRRMRRRKRRKNLGCVVEEENIQNNFSREKELVGFLSSIEEAEICLGLKEGARIEVSKHRMTEHEGNSSISRRLAHGNTSLDKVLSNTRESKERLAHEYRGLVASIAARYQGKGLSFQDLTQGEKYGMVGKIAEAKNVLSKRLRRKPTYNEMAEVLNVNVSIVKLVSERSRQPISLDKAVFDQGNLTLKEIMPGPVEMIPEKMVERQLKKQGVVKLLNTLNKREAEILRLYFGLNGETPLSFEEIGKQLKLSRERIRQIHGIALSKLQQTTLVDSLKFYVV; encoded by the exons ATGTCTCTAACATCACTTCCAACTTTTCCAACTCTAAACAAAAACCATTCACTTCAACCAAATTTACCTTCTACTTCCTCAAAGTTTGGCACAAATTTGGTTTATAATGATGCATCAGTCACTGTTGCAGCAACTGAAGCAGTTGCATTAGCCTATGCTGCTGTGAATGCAGCTAGACATGCTGTGGAAGAGAGTGAAAATGGGGTGGTTGGAGAAAAAAACATAGGATTTGATGATATGAGGAGGATgaggagaagaaaaagaaggaaaaatttGGGATGTGTGGTTGAAGAAGAGAATATTCAGAACAATTTTTCAAGAGAGAAAGAACTTGTTGGGTTTTTGAGTTCAATAGAAGAGGCTGAGATTTGTTTAGGTCTCAAG GAAGGGGCAAGGATTGAAGTTTCTAAGCACAGAATGACAGAACATGAAGGGAATTCTTCTATTTCAAGAAGGCTTGCTCATGGTAATACAAGTCTAGATAAAGTGTTGAGTAATACAAGAGAATCAAAAGAAAGATTAGCTCATGAGTATCGTGGTTTAGTTGCGTCGATTGCAGCTCGTTATCAAGGCAAAGGATTAAGCTTTCAAGACCTCACTCAG GGAGAGAAGTATGGAATGGTTGGAAAAATTGCAGAGGCAAAGAATGTGTTGAGCAAAAGACTGAGGAGAAAGCCAACATACAATGAAATGGCTGAGGTGCTTAATGTGAATGTGTCCATTGTAAAACTTGTTTCTGAAAGGAGCAGACAACCAATTTCATTGGACAAAGCTGTATTTGATCAGGGAAACTTAACACTTAAG GAGATTATGCCAGGGCCAGTTGAAATGATTCCAGAGAAGATGGTTGAGAGACAGCTAAAGAAGCAAGGGGTGGTGAAGCTTCTTAACACACTTAACAAAAGGGAAGCAGAGATTTTAAGGTTATACTTTGGACTCAATGGAGAGACTCCTTTGTCTTTTGAGGAAATAGGAAAGCAATTGAAACTATCAAGGGAGAGAATTAGACAGATTCATGGCATTGCACTGTCAAAATTGCAACAAACTACTCTTGTAGATAGTCTAAAGTTTTATGTTGTATAG
- the LOC101506423 gene encoding RNA polymerase sigma factor sigD, chloroplastic isoform X1 — MSLTSLPTFPTLNKNHSLQPNLPSTSSKFGTNLVYNDASVTVAATEAVALAYAAVNAARHAVEESENGVVGEKNIGFDDMRRMRRRKRRKNLGCVVEEENIQNNFSREKELVGFLSSIEEAEICLGLKEGARIEVSKHRMTEHEGNSSISRRLAHGNTSLDKVLSNTRESKERLAHEYRGLVASIAARYQGKGLSFQDLTQEGTIGLLHGAEKFDPNRGCKLSTYVYWWIKQAILKALARKSRLVRLPGEKYGMVGKIAEAKNVLSKRLRRKPTYNEMAEVLNVNVSIVKLVSERSRQPISLDKAVFDQGNLTLKEIMPGPVEMIPEKMVERQLKKQGVVKLLNTLNKREAEILRLYFGLNGETPLSFEEIGKQLKLSRERIRQIHGIALSKLQQTTLVDSLKFYVV; from the exons ATGTCTCTAACATCACTTCCAACTTTTCCAACTCTAAACAAAAACCATTCACTTCAACCAAATTTACCTTCTACTTCCTCAAAGTTTGGCACAAATTTGGTTTATAATGATGCATCAGTCACTGTTGCAGCAACTGAAGCAGTTGCATTAGCCTATGCTGCTGTGAATGCAGCTAGACATGCTGTGGAAGAGAGTGAAAATGGGGTGGTTGGAGAAAAAAACATAGGATTTGATGATATGAGGAGGATgaggagaagaaaaagaaggaaaaatttGGGATGTGTGGTTGAAGAAGAGAATATTCAGAACAATTTTTCAAGAGAGAAAGAACTTGTTGGGTTTTTGAGTTCAATAGAAGAGGCTGAGATTTGTTTAGGTCTCAAG GAAGGGGCAAGGATTGAAGTTTCTAAGCACAGAATGACAGAACATGAAGGGAATTCTTCTATTTCAAGAAGGCTTGCTCATGGTAATACAAGTCTAGATAAAGTGTTGAGTAATACAAGAGAATCAAAAGAAAGATTAGCTCATGAGTATCGTGGTTTAGTTGCGTCGATTGCAGCTCGTTATCAAGGCAAAGGATTAAGCTTTCAAGACCTCACTCAG GAAGGAACCATTGGACTTCTTCACGGAGCTGAGAAATTTGATCCAAATAGAGGATGTAAGCTGTCTACATATGTTTACTGGTGGATTAAACAAGCTATTCTTAAAGCTTTGGCTAGGAAGTCCAGATTAGTCAGATTACCG GGAGAGAAGTATGGAATGGTTGGAAAAATTGCAGAGGCAAAGAATGTGTTGAGCAAAAGACTGAGGAGAAAGCCAACATACAATGAAATGGCTGAGGTGCTTAATGTGAATGTGTCCATTGTAAAACTTGTTTCTGAAAGGAGCAGACAACCAATTTCATTGGACAAAGCTGTATTTGATCAGGGAAACTTAACACTTAAG GAGATTATGCCAGGGCCAGTTGAAATGATTCCAGAGAAGATGGTTGAGAGACAGCTAAAGAAGCAAGGGGTGGTGAAGCTTCTTAACACACTTAACAAAAGGGAAGCAGAGATTTTAAGGTTATACTTTGGACTCAATGGAGAGACTCCTTTGTCTTTTGAGGAAATAGGAAAGCAATTGAAACTATCAAGGGAGAGAATTAGACAGATTCATGGCATTGCACTGTCAAAATTGCAACAAACTACTCTTGTAGATAGTCTAAAGTTTTATGTTGTATAG